From Bacillus solimangrovi, one genomic window encodes:
- a CDS encoding protoglobin domain-containing protein, protein MAIQQRNDHITHQINALVETFYRHLLEEQYFSEMFEKRQVNIEVLKERQRVFIMSLVSDGENGEEEVSQVQTRHPFQTTPERAKIWLQIMKESMIEEQFDEELQQHLLQKMKRLMTSIVKEKE, encoded by the coding sequence ATGGCTATTCAGCAACGGAACGACCATATAACACATCAGATTAACGCACTCGTTGAAACATTTTACCGTCATTTATTAGAAGAACAATACTTTAGTGAAATGTTTGAAAAAAGACAGGTTAATATTGAAGTATTGAAAGAAAGACAAAGAGTGTTTATCATGTCGTTAGTATCTGACGGAGAGAATGGAGAAGAAGAAGTTTCCCAAGTTCAAACACGTCATCCGTTCCAAACAACTCCTGAACGAGCAAAAATATGGTTGCAGATAATGAAAGAGAGCATGATTGAAGAACAGTTTGATGAAGAGCTACAACAACATCTATTACAAAAGATGAAACGGTTAATGACATCGATTGTGAAAGAAAAGGAATAA